The Populus trichocarpa isolate Nisqually-1 chromosome 2, P.trichocarpa_v4.1, whole genome shotgun sequence genome has a window encoding:
- the LOC7480676 gene encoding ETO1-like protein 1 isoform X3: MRASFTSDSCKESQLDSLNPQSWLQVERGKLSKFSSRSSSSSSIESLTKVPEPPVQPFFKPVDYVEVLAQIHEELESCPPQERSNLYLFQYQLFKGLGEAKLMRRSLRSAWLKGSTVHEKLVFGAWLKYERQGEELISDLLATCGKCAQESGPVDVSSEFDVDISSGSHETLSMMNGKHILRSVSFKIGDEKIVCDRQKIASLSAPFHAMLNGCFSESLCEHIDLSENNISPLGFREISEFSMTGSLNEVSPDILLEILIFANKFCCERLKDACDRKLASLVSSRDDAVQLMECALEENSPVLAASCLQVFLQELPDCLNDDRVVEIFSHSNKQQKMTMVGSASFSLYCLLSEVAMNLDLQSDKTAFFLDQLVESAETNRQKLLAFHQLGCVRLLRKEYDEAERLFEAALNAGHIYSVSGLARLGNIRGHRRGAYDKLSSVISSVTPLGWMYQERSLYCEGDKRWKDLEKATELDPTLTYPYMYRAASLMRKQDVQAALAEINRILGFKLALECLELRFCFYLALENYQAAICDVQAILTLSPDYRMFEGRVAASQLRTLVREHVDNWTTADCWLQLYDRWSSVDDIGSLSVIYQMLESDAAKGVLYFRQSLLLLRLNCPEAAMRSLQLARQHASTEHERLVYEGWILYDTGHCNEGLQKAEESINIKKSFEAFFLKAYALADSSLDPSCSSTVMSLLEEALKCPSDRLRKGQTSAKFFSF; this comes from the exons ATGAGGGCTTCCTTTACCTCTGATTCCTGTAAAGAATCACAACTCGACTCCTTAAATCCGCAGTCATGGCTTCAAGTTGAAAGAGGGAAGCTTTCGAAATTCTCTTCAcggtcttcttcttcttcatccat AGAATCACTTACCAAGGTCCCAGAACCACCAGTGCAACCATTCTTTAAACCTGTTGATTATGTAGAAGTTTTAGCTCAGATTCATGAAGAACTTGAATCGTGCCCTCCGCAAGAGAGGTCGAATCTCTATTTATTTCAGTATCAACTGTTTAAAGGCCTTGGTGAAGCCAAATTGATGCGAAGAAGCCTCCGCTCTGCTTGGCTGAAGGGCAGCACTGTGCATGAGAAGCTTGTATTTGGAGCATGGTTAAAGTATGAGAGACAAGGGGAGGAGCTCATTTCAGACTTGCTTGCCACTTGTGGTAAATGCGCACAAGAGTCTGGCCCAGTAGATGTTTCCTCCGAGTTTGATGTTGATATAAGTTCAGGTTCCCATGAGACACTTTCGATGATGAATGGCAAACATATTTTAAGAAGTGTCTCATTTAAAATTGGAGATGAGAAAATTGTTTGTGATAGGCAGAAAATTGCCAGCCTTTCTGCTCCGTTTCATGCCATGCTTAATGGATGTTTCTCTGAATCACTATGTGAACACATAGATTTATCTGAAAACAACATATCGCCTTTGGGTTTTAGGGAAATAAGCGAGTTCAGCATGACTGGTAGTTTGAATGAAGTGTCTCCAGATATTTTATTGGAAATATTGATTTTTGCAAATAAGTTTTGTTGTGAAAGGCTAAAAGATGCATGCGATAGGAAACTTGCATCCTTAGTGTCTTCCCGAGATGATGCTGTCCAGCTCATGGAATGCGCTCTCGAAGAGAACTCCCCTGTCCTTGCTGCATCATGTTTGCAAGTTTTCTTACAGGAGCTACCTGATTGCTTGAATGATGACCGGGTGGTGGAAATATTTAGCCATTCTAATAAACAACAGAAAATGACCATGGTTGGATCAGCCTCATTTTCATTATATTGTTTGTTGAGTGAAGTTGCTATGAACCTTGATCTGCAGTCTGATAAAACAGCTTTTTTTCTGGATCAGTTGGTAGAGTCAGCGGAAACTAACCGACAGAAGCTGCTGGCCTTTCATCAATTGGGGTGTGTTCGGCTCTTGAGGAAAGAGTATGATGAAGCTGAACGTCTTTTTGAGGCAGCTTTAAATGCTGGTCATATATATTCTGTATCAGGCTTGGCTAGGCTGGGTAACATCAGAGGTCATAGGCGTGGGGCTTATGACAAGCTCAGTTCTGTGATTTCATCTGTTACTCCGCTTGGATGGATGTACCAGGAGAGGTCCTTGTATTGTGAAGGTGATAAGAGATGGAAAGACCTTGAAAAAGCAACTGAGTTGGATCCAACCCTAACGTACCCCTACATGTATCGTGCTGCTTCTTTGATGAGGAAACAGGATGTTCAAGCTGCACTTGCAGAAATCAATAGAATTCTTGGTTTTAAATTGGCATTAGAATGTTTGGAACTCCGGTTTTGTTTCTATCTAGCTCTTGAGAATTACCAAGCAGCGATCTGTGATGTTCAGGCAATTCTTACGCTCTCCCCTGATTATAGGATGTTTGAGGGACGGGTGGCTGCATCCCAACTCCGTACTCTTGTGCGTGAGCACGTTGACAATTGGACAACAGCAGATTGTTGGCTGCAATTGTATGATAGGTGGTCTTCAGTTGATGATATAGGTTCCCTCTCTGTCATATACCAGATGCTTGAATCTGATGCTGCCAAAGGCGTTCTATATTTCAGACAGTCTTTGCTCCTCCTTAG GTTGAACTGTCCTGAGGCAGCCATGCGAAGTTTACAATTAGCCCGCCAACATGCATCAACTGAACATGAACGTCTAGTTTATGAAGGTTGGATCTTGTATGATACGGGTCATTGCAATGAAGGGCTTCAAAAGGCAGAGGAGTCTATCAACATCAAGAAGTCTTTTGAAGCTTTCTTCCTTAAAGCTTATGCTCTCGCTGACTCTAGTCTGGATCCATCTTGCTCTTCAACTGTTATGTCCCTGCTTGAAGAAGCTCTTAAGTGCCCTTCAGACAGATTGCGCAAAGGCCAG ACCTctgctaaatttttttctttttga
- the LOC7480676 gene encoding ETO1-like protein 1 isoform X2 produces the protein MRASFTSDSCKESQLDSLNPQSWLQVERGKLSKFSSRSSSSSSIESLTKVPEPPVQPFFKPVDYVEVLAQIHEELESCPPQERSNLYLFQYQLFKGLGEAKLMRRSLRSAWLKGSTVHEKLVFGAWLKYERQGEELISDLLATCGKCAQESGPVDVSSEFDVDISSGSHETLSMMNGKHILRSVSFKIGDEKIVCDRQKIASLSAPFHAMLNGCFSESLCEHIDLSENNISPLGFREISEFSMTGSLNEVSPDILLEILIFANKFCCERLKDACDRKLASLVSSRDDAVQLMECALEENSPVLAASCLQVFLQELPDCLNDDRVVEIFSHSNKQQKMTMVGSASFSLYCLLSEVAMNLDLQSDKTAFFLDQLVESAETNRQKLLAFHQLGCVRLLRKEYDEAERLFEAALNAGHIYSVSGLARLGNIRGHRRGAYDKLSSVISSVTPLGWMYQERSLYCEGDKRWKDLEKATELDPTLTYPYMYRAASLMRKQDVQAALAEINRILGFKLALECLELRFCFYLALENYQAAICDVQAILTLSPDYRMFEGRVAASQLRTLVREHVDNWTTADCWLQLYDRWSSVDDIGSLSVIYQMLESDAAKGVLYFRQSLLLLRLNCPEAAMRSLQLARQHASTEHERLVYEGWILYDTGHCNEGLQKAEESINIKKSFEAFFLKAYALADSSLDPSCSSTVMSLLEEALKCPSDRLRKGQALNNLGSVYVDCGKLDLAADCYINALKIRHTRAHQGLARVHFLKNDKIAAYEEMTKLIVKAQNNASAYEKRSEYCDRELTKADLEMVTQLDPLRVYPYRYRAAGLIHSPLPALSFLGLN, from the exons ATGAGGGCTTCCTTTACCTCTGATTCCTGTAAAGAATCACAACTCGACTCCTTAAATCCGCAGTCATGGCTTCAAGTTGAAAGAGGGAAGCTTTCGAAATTCTCTTCAcggtcttcttcttcttcatccat AGAATCACTTACCAAGGTCCCAGAACCACCAGTGCAACCATTCTTTAAACCTGTTGATTATGTAGAAGTTTTAGCTCAGATTCATGAAGAACTTGAATCGTGCCCTCCGCAAGAGAGGTCGAATCTCTATTTATTTCAGTATCAACTGTTTAAAGGCCTTGGTGAAGCCAAATTGATGCGAAGAAGCCTCCGCTCTGCTTGGCTGAAGGGCAGCACTGTGCATGAGAAGCTTGTATTTGGAGCATGGTTAAAGTATGAGAGACAAGGGGAGGAGCTCATTTCAGACTTGCTTGCCACTTGTGGTAAATGCGCACAAGAGTCTGGCCCAGTAGATGTTTCCTCCGAGTTTGATGTTGATATAAGTTCAGGTTCCCATGAGACACTTTCGATGATGAATGGCAAACATATTTTAAGAAGTGTCTCATTTAAAATTGGAGATGAGAAAATTGTTTGTGATAGGCAGAAAATTGCCAGCCTTTCTGCTCCGTTTCATGCCATGCTTAATGGATGTTTCTCTGAATCACTATGTGAACACATAGATTTATCTGAAAACAACATATCGCCTTTGGGTTTTAGGGAAATAAGCGAGTTCAGCATGACTGGTAGTTTGAATGAAGTGTCTCCAGATATTTTATTGGAAATATTGATTTTTGCAAATAAGTTTTGTTGTGAAAGGCTAAAAGATGCATGCGATAGGAAACTTGCATCCTTAGTGTCTTCCCGAGATGATGCTGTCCAGCTCATGGAATGCGCTCTCGAAGAGAACTCCCCTGTCCTTGCTGCATCATGTTTGCAAGTTTTCTTACAGGAGCTACCTGATTGCTTGAATGATGACCGGGTGGTGGAAATATTTAGCCATTCTAATAAACAACAGAAAATGACCATGGTTGGATCAGCCTCATTTTCATTATATTGTTTGTTGAGTGAAGTTGCTATGAACCTTGATCTGCAGTCTGATAAAACAGCTTTTTTTCTGGATCAGTTGGTAGAGTCAGCGGAAACTAACCGACAGAAGCTGCTGGCCTTTCATCAATTGGGGTGTGTTCGGCTCTTGAGGAAAGAGTATGATGAAGCTGAACGTCTTTTTGAGGCAGCTTTAAATGCTGGTCATATATATTCTGTATCAGGCTTGGCTAGGCTGGGTAACATCAGAGGTCATAGGCGTGGGGCTTATGACAAGCTCAGTTCTGTGATTTCATCTGTTACTCCGCTTGGATGGATGTACCAGGAGAGGTCCTTGTATTGTGAAGGTGATAAGAGATGGAAAGACCTTGAAAAAGCAACTGAGTTGGATCCAACCCTAACGTACCCCTACATGTATCGTGCTGCTTCTTTGATGAGGAAACAGGATGTTCAAGCTGCACTTGCAGAAATCAATAGAATTCTTGGTTTTAAATTGGCATTAGAATGTTTGGAACTCCGGTTTTGTTTCTATCTAGCTCTTGAGAATTACCAAGCAGCGATCTGTGATGTTCAGGCAATTCTTACGCTCTCCCCTGATTATAGGATGTTTGAGGGACGGGTGGCTGCATCCCAACTCCGTACTCTTGTGCGTGAGCACGTTGACAATTGGACAACAGCAGATTGTTGGCTGCAATTGTATGATAGGTGGTCTTCAGTTGATGATATAGGTTCCCTCTCTGTCATATACCAGATGCTTGAATCTGATGCTGCCAAAGGCGTTCTATATTTCAGACAGTCTTTGCTCCTCCTTAG GTTGAACTGTCCTGAGGCAGCCATGCGAAGTTTACAATTAGCCCGCCAACATGCATCAACTGAACATGAACGTCTAGTTTATGAAGGTTGGATCTTGTATGATACGGGTCATTGCAATGAAGGGCTTCAAAAGGCAGAGGAGTCTATCAACATCAAGAAGTCTTTTGAAGCTTTCTTCCTTAAAGCTTATGCTCTCGCTGACTCTAGTCTGGATCCATCTTGCTCTTCAACTGTTATGTCCCTGCTTGAAGAAGCTCTTAAGTGCCCTTCAGACAGATTGCGCAAAGGCCAG GCACTCAACAATCTTGGAAGTGTCTATGTTGACTGTGGGAAATTAGACTTGGCAGCTGATTGTTACATTAATGCTCTTAAGATCAGGCATACCAGAGCACACCAAGGACTTGCTCGAGTTCATTTTCTCAAAAATGATAAGATTGCTGCATACGAGGAAATGACAAAACTGATTGTGAA
- the LOC7480677 gene encoding protein TIFY 4B isoform X2, whose amino-acid sequence MQPGETVSRSALEKPLHQLTEDDISQLTREDCRRYLKEKGMRRPSWNKSQAIQQVISLKTLLETTPETESPRRRLYIPPPDNPPRAPANSSVSVGGESADAPILVSAEELVPSRQPDPPNPVVPADPPPPVFVAATENDSVSPRTTGAAKESAGQMTIFYCGKAQVIMHLAASPFAPPQEASSNVIPALWPIPCQLETPGVKATPNSTVVIFPNLPTVKGADDGQLPQEESNIAREDNLEGSTSRKASLQRYLEKKKDRLKNKRKVAMTSASVDIYLNHRVGDQISNDHWNLNDACSSPQPRPPQTPNRCNSIDNLAKNGSLSADLNEKGYAQKRLLQFSLWFFTESAEWKRCNTLLNVIENTC is encoded by the exons ATGCAACCGGGAGAGACAGTTTCCCGGTCAGCTCTAGAAAAACCCCTTCACCAACTAACCGAAGATGACATTTCTCAGCTCACTCGCGAAGATTGCCGCCGTTACCTCAAAGAAAAAG GTATGAGAAGGCCGTCGTGGAACAAATCGCAGGCAATACAGCAAGTGATTTCACTCAAGACACTCCTAGAAACGACGCCGGAGACAGAATCTCCAAGGCGACGACTCTACATTCCCCCTCCTGATAACCCTCCGCGT GCCCCTGCAAATTCCTCTGTCTCGGTGGGGGGAGAAAGTGCCGATGCACCGATCTTGGTGTCAGCTGAGGAGTTAGTGCCGTCCCGGCAACCCGATCCCCCGAATCCCGTTGTTCCCGCTGATCCTCCGCCGCCGGTGTTTGTCGCTGCCACCGAAAATGATTCGGTTTCTCCAAG AACTACAGGGGCGGCAAAAGAATCAGCAGGACAGATGACAATTTTTTACTGTGGGAAG GCACAAGTAATAATGCATCTTGCTGCAAGCCCATTTGCTCCACCTCAGGAAGCTTCTTCAAATGTAATTCCAGCACTATGGCCTATTCCATGTCAATTGGAAACTCCAGGTGTCAAAGCAACTCCAAATTCCACTGTGGTGATCTTCCCAAACCTGCCAACAG TGAAAGGCGCGGATGATGGTCAGCTTCCCCAGGAAGAAAGCAACATAGCTCGCGAAGACAACCTAG AAGGCTCAACAAGCAGAAAAGCATCCTTGCAAAGATAtttagagaagaagaaagacag GTTAAAGAACAAGAGAAAGGTGGCAATGACTTCTGCTAGCGTAGACATCTACTTAAACCATCGGGTTGGAGATCAAATCTCGAATGATCATTGGAACCTAAATGATGCCTGCTCATCTCCCCAGCCTAGACCTCCTCAAACGCCTAATAGATGCAACTCTATTGACAATTTAGCAAAAAATGGCAGCCTTTCAGCTGACCTTAATGAAAAAG GATATGCACAAAAGCGTTTACTGCAGTTCAGCTTGTGGTTCTTTACTGAAAGTGCTGAATGGAAGAGATGCAACACACTTTTGAATGTTATTGAAAATACATGTTAA
- the LOC7480677 gene encoding protein TIFY 4B isoform X3, which translates to MQPGETVSRSALEKPLHQLTEDDISQLTREDCRRYLKEKGMRRPSWNKSQAIQQVISLKTLLETTPETESPRRRLYIPPPDNPPRAPANSSVSVGGESADAPILVSAEELVPSRQPDPPNPVVPADPPPPVFVAATENDSVSPRTTGAAKESAGQMTIFYCGKVNVYDNVPRDKAQVIMHLAASPFAPPQEASSNVIPALWPIPCQLETPGVKATPNSTVVIFPNLPTVKGADDGQLPQEESNIAREDNLEGSTSRKASLQRYLEKKKDRLKNKRKVAMTSASVDIYLNHRVGDQISNDHWNLNDACSSPQPRPPQTPNRCNSIDNLAKNGSLSADLNEKDAPEI; encoded by the exons ATGCAACCGGGAGAGACAGTTTCCCGGTCAGCTCTAGAAAAACCCCTTCACCAACTAACCGAAGATGACATTTCTCAGCTCACTCGCGAAGATTGCCGCCGTTACCTCAAAGAAAAAG GTATGAGAAGGCCGTCGTGGAACAAATCGCAGGCAATACAGCAAGTGATTTCACTCAAGACACTCCTAGAAACGACGCCGGAGACAGAATCTCCAAGGCGACGACTCTACATTCCCCCTCCTGATAACCCTCCGCGT GCCCCTGCAAATTCCTCTGTCTCGGTGGGGGGAGAAAGTGCCGATGCACCGATCTTGGTGTCAGCTGAGGAGTTAGTGCCGTCCCGGCAACCCGATCCCCCGAATCCCGTTGTTCCCGCTGATCCTCCGCCGCCGGTGTTTGTCGCTGCCACCGAAAATGATTCGGTTTCTCCAAG AACTACAGGGGCGGCAAAAGAATCAGCAGGACAGATGACAATTTTTTACTGTGGGAAGGTAAACGTCTATGATAATGTACCGAGAGATAAG GCACAAGTAATAATGCATCTTGCTGCAAGCCCATTTGCTCCACCTCAGGAAGCTTCTTCAAATGTAATTCCAGCACTATGGCCTATTCCATGTCAATTGGAAACTCCAGGTGTCAAAGCAACTCCAAATTCCACTGTGGTGATCTTCCCAAACCTGCCAACAG TGAAAGGCGCGGATGATGGTCAGCTTCCCCAGGAAGAAAGCAACATAGCTCGCGAAGACAACCTAG AAGGCTCAACAAGCAGAAAAGCATCCTTGCAAAGATAtttagagaagaagaaagacag GTTAAAGAACAAGAGAAAGGTGGCAATGACTTCTGCTAGCGTAGACATCTACTTAAACCATCGGGTTGGAGATCAAATCTCGAATGATCATTGGAACCTAAATGATGCCTGCTCATCTCCCCAGCCTAGACCTCCTCAAACGCCTAATAGATGCAACTCTATTGACAATTTAGCAAAAAATGGCAGCCTTTCAGCTGACCTTAATGAAAAAG ATGCCCCAGAAATCTGA
- the LOC7480677 gene encoding protein TIFY 4B isoform X1, which translates to MQPGETVSRSALEKPLHQLTEDDISQLTREDCRRYLKEKGMRRPSWNKSQAIQQVISLKTLLETTPETESPRRRLYIPPPDNPPRAPANSSVSVGGESADAPILVSAEELVPSRQPDPPNPVVPADPPPPVFVAATENDSVSPRTTGAAKESAGQMTIFYCGKVNVYDNVPRDKAQVIMHLAASPFAPPQEASSNVIPALWPIPCQLETPGVKATPNSTVVIFPNLPTVKGADDGQLPQEESNIAREDNLEGSTSRKASLQRYLEKKKDRLKNKRKVAMTSASVDIYLNHRVGDQISNDHWNLNDACSSPQPRPPQTPNRCNSIDNLAKNGSLSADLNEKGYAQKRLLQFSLWFFTESAEWKRCNTLLNVIENTC; encoded by the exons ATGCAACCGGGAGAGACAGTTTCCCGGTCAGCTCTAGAAAAACCCCTTCACCAACTAACCGAAGATGACATTTCTCAGCTCACTCGCGAAGATTGCCGCCGTTACCTCAAAGAAAAAG GTATGAGAAGGCCGTCGTGGAACAAATCGCAGGCAATACAGCAAGTGATTTCACTCAAGACACTCCTAGAAACGACGCCGGAGACAGAATCTCCAAGGCGACGACTCTACATTCCCCCTCCTGATAACCCTCCGCGT GCCCCTGCAAATTCCTCTGTCTCGGTGGGGGGAGAAAGTGCCGATGCACCGATCTTGGTGTCAGCTGAGGAGTTAGTGCCGTCCCGGCAACCCGATCCCCCGAATCCCGTTGTTCCCGCTGATCCTCCGCCGCCGGTGTTTGTCGCTGCCACCGAAAATGATTCGGTTTCTCCAAG AACTACAGGGGCGGCAAAAGAATCAGCAGGACAGATGACAATTTTTTACTGTGGGAAGGTAAACGTCTATGATAATGTACCGAGAGATAAG GCACAAGTAATAATGCATCTTGCTGCAAGCCCATTTGCTCCACCTCAGGAAGCTTCTTCAAATGTAATTCCAGCACTATGGCCTATTCCATGTCAATTGGAAACTCCAGGTGTCAAAGCAACTCCAAATTCCACTGTGGTGATCTTCCCAAACCTGCCAACAG TGAAAGGCGCGGATGATGGTCAGCTTCCCCAGGAAGAAAGCAACATAGCTCGCGAAGACAACCTAG AAGGCTCAACAAGCAGAAAAGCATCCTTGCAAAGATAtttagagaagaagaaagacag GTTAAAGAACAAGAGAAAGGTGGCAATGACTTCTGCTAGCGTAGACATCTACTTAAACCATCGGGTTGGAGATCAAATCTCGAATGATCATTGGAACCTAAATGATGCCTGCTCATCTCCCCAGCCTAGACCTCCTCAAACGCCTAATAGATGCAACTCTATTGACAATTTAGCAAAAAATGGCAGCCTTTCAGCTGACCTTAATGAAAAAG GATATGCACAAAAGCGTTTACTGCAGTTCAGCTTGTGGTTCTTTACTGAAAGTGCTGAATGGAAGAGATGCAACACACTTTTGAATGTTATTGAAAATACATGTTAA
- the LOC7480677 gene encoding protein TIFY 4B isoform X4: protein MQPGETVSRSALEKPLHQLTEDDISQLTREDCRRYLKEKGMRRPSWNKSQAIQQVISLKTLLETTPETESPRRRLYIPPPDNPPRAPANSSVSVGGESADAPILVSAEELVPSRQPDPPNPVVPADPPPPVFVAATENDSVSPRTTGAAKESAGQMTIFYCGKAQVIMHLAASPFAPPQEASSNVIPALWPIPCQLETPGVKATPNSTVVIFPNLPTVKGADDGQLPQEESNIAREDNLEGSTSRKASLQRYLEKKKDRLKNKRKVAMTSASVDIYLNHRVGDQISNDHWNLNDACSSPQPRPPQTPNRCNSIDNLAKNGSLSADLNEKDAPEI, encoded by the exons ATGCAACCGGGAGAGACAGTTTCCCGGTCAGCTCTAGAAAAACCCCTTCACCAACTAACCGAAGATGACATTTCTCAGCTCACTCGCGAAGATTGCCGCCGTTACCTCAAAGAAAAAG GTATGAGAAGGCCGTCGTGGAACAAATCGCAGGCAATACAGCAAGTGATTTCACTCAAGACACTCCTAGAAACGACGCCGGAGACAGAATCTCCAAGGCGACGACTCTACATTCCCCCTCCTGATAACCCTCCGCGT GCCCCTGCAAATTCCTCTGTCTCGGTGGGGGGAGAAAGTGCCGATGCACCGATCTTGGTGTCAGCTGAGGAGTTAGTGCCGTCCCGGCAACCCGATCCCCCGAATCCCGTTGTTCCCGCTGATCCTCCGCCGCCGGTGTTTGTCGCTGCCACCGAAAATGATTCGGTTTCTCCAAG AACTACAGGGGCGGCAAAAGAATCAGCAGGACAGATGACAATTTTTTACTGTGGGAAG GCACAAGTAATAATGCATCTTGCTGCAAGCCCATTTGCTCCACCTCAGGAAGCTTCTTCAAATGTAATTCCAGCACTATGGCCTATTCCATGTCAATTGGAAACTCCAGGTGTCAAAGCAACTCCAAATTCCACTGTGGTGATCTTCCCAAACCTGCCAACAG TGAAAGGCGCGGATGATGGTCAGCTTCCCCAGGAAGAAAGCAACATAGCTCGCGAAGACAACCTAG AAGGCTCAACAAGCAGAAAAGCATCCTTGCAAAGATAtttagagaagaagaaagacag GTTAAAGAACAAGAGAAAGGTGGCAATGACTTCTGCTAGCGTAGACATCTACTTAAACCATCGGGTTGGAGATCAAATCTCGAATGATCATTGGAACCTAAATGATGCCTGCTCATCTCCCCAGCCTAGACCTCCTCAAACGCCTAATAGATGCAACTCTATTGACAATTTAGCAAAAAATGGCAGCCTTTCAGCTGACCTTAATGAAAAAG ATGCCCCAGAAATCTGA